The following coding sequences lie in one Candidatus Poribacteria bacterium genomic window:
- a CDS encoding ABC transporter substrate-binding protein — translation MSMRIFILISVILLAALTGCERVGQMVQPDATAPTETALKIGVIQPANTFTTFSQGAETARAQINENGGVLGMQVEFISQNNQPVSTEPPTPEASVTAAKELIEVENVFALLGPVYSTNSVEVGPVAQQAQRLMLPGSSGSNVPETGDYVFLITVPNPFQGKVMANFAMSPNELGAKTAATILEQGDDYTTDLVQAFEAAFQEIGGEIVYSGAYPVGDNTFTTLLTEIQAAAPDVIFCPGFQPEVPLLINEARQIGITATFLGGSAWDDRERFLSILEDNSILDGSYYPTNFSVATPDADVQEFVSGYTALFGSPPDGIAASGYDAMRLLARAIEKTGSLDPMAVRDAFAKVSDYKGATTISHYDANRHPVKSLTIQVIQDGQVKHYKVVEP, via the coding sequence ATGTCTATGAGAATTTTTATCCTAATTTCGGTTATTCTACTCGCCGCCTTGACAGGATGTGAACGGGTAGGTCAGATGGTTCAACCCGATGCTACCGCTCCGACCGAAACAGCATTAAAAATTGGCGTAATTCAACCGGCGAACACTTTTACTACCTTCAGCCAAGGTGCTGAAACCGCGCGCGCCCAAATTAATGAAAACGGAGGGGTGCTCGGTATGCAGGTAGAATTTATCAGTCAAAACAATCAACCCGTGTCGACTGAGCCGCCAACGCCGGAAGCCAGCGTTACTGCCGCAAAGGAACTGATTGAAGTGGAGAACGTTTTCGCACTATTAGGTCCCGTTTACTCCACTAATTCCGTCGAAGTCGGGCCGGTTGCGCAACAGGCACAACGGCTTATGCTTCCCGGTTCCAGTGGTTCAAACGTCCCTGAAACTGGAGATTATGTCTTTCTCATTACGGTGCCAAACCCATTTCAAGGAAAAGTGATGGCAAATTTTGCCATGAGCCCGAATGAACTTGGCGCGAAAACCGCAGCGACTATTCTTGAGCAAGGCGATGACTACACGACAGATCTCGTGCAAGCATTTGAGGCAGCTTTTCAGGAAATCGGCGGCGAAATTGTTTACAGCGGTGCCTATCCCGTCGGCGATAACACTTTCACGACACTGCTCACAGAAATTCAGGCTGCCGCCCCCGATGTCATCTTCTGTCCCGGTTTTCAACCCGAGGTCCCACTGTTAATAAATGAAGCGCGACAGATCGGCATCACAGCGACCTTCCTCGGTGGCAGCGCATGGGATGATAGGGAACGCTTCCTGAGCATATTAGAGGATAATAGTATATTGGATGGCAGTTATTATCCGACTAATTTCTCGGTTGCGACACCGGACGCGGATGTGCAGGAATTCGTGAGTGGGTACACAGCACTCTTCGGAAGTCCACCAGATGGTATCGCCGCGTCGGGCTACGATGCGATGCGACTCTTAGCACGTGCAATAGAGAAAACGGGTTCGCTTGATCCGATGGCTGTTCGTGATGCGTTCGCAAAGGTCAGTGATTACAAGGGGGCAACAACCATTTCGCATTACGATGCAAACCGCCACCCCGTCAAAAGCCTCACAATTCAAGTCATTCAGGATGGACAGGTCAAACACTACAAAGTTGTGGAACCGTAA
- a CDS encoding TIM barrel protein: MRTYCASTLPFSPFPLAEFVGELSQKGVSAIELAQSHFSDVKAETIDALREETGVRFKSMLSTVAVDAPDGLEALISILDTAQRLSIPMVSIASGGNETAATREIKTIIGHLKTVTEEAQARNLTLMLYAHEGSLAYNLERTQQILSAIPSENFGFYYSPFHFHRAGDDPVVALRTLSERLFSVYFNCGVDSKTGSEPFWAPEMDFPAICQEIERVGYTEEIMLIYLGLQAETPQPIVEGVANARAKLETYF; encoded by the coding sequence ATGAGAACCTATTGTGCAAGCACCCTCCCATTCTCCCCTTTTCCTTTAGCGGAGTTTGTCGGCGAGTTATCCCAAAAAGGCGTGTCTGCCATTGAACTCGCCCAATCCCATTTCTCGGATGTGAAAGCCGAAACGATTGACGCGCTTCGAGAAGAGACCGGAGTCCGTTTCAAATCTATGCTGAGCACGGTAGCGGTTGATGCGCCGGACGGGCTTGAGGCGTTAATCTCTATTCTCGACACTGCCCAGAGGCTTTCTATTCCAATGGTCAGCATCGCAAGTGGTGGGAACGAGACCGCCGCGACTCGCGAGATTAAAACGATCATCGGTCATCTCAAAACGGTCACTGAAGAAGCACAGGCTCGGAATCTAACTCTTATGCTCTACGCGCACGAAGGGAGCTTGGCTTACAACCTTGAACGCACGCAGCAGATCCTCAGTGCGATCCCCTCCGAAAATTTCGGCTTCTACTACAGTCCGTTTCATTTCCATCGCGCCGGAGACGATCCGGTTGTTGCCTTGCGCACCTTGTCAGAACGGTTGTTCAGTGTCTATTTCAACTGCGGTGTGGATTCAAAGACAGGAAGCGAACCGTTCTGGGCACCGGAGATGGATTTTCCTGCCATTTGTCAGGAGATAGAGCGTGTCGGCTACACTGAGGAAATCATGCTCATCTATTTGGGATTGCAGGCAGAAACACCGCAGCCAATTGTTGAGGGTGTCGCGAACGCGCGTGCGAAGTTAGAGACCTACTTTTAA
- a CDS encoding LLM class flavin-dependent oxidoreductase has translation MELGFFTMPLHPPGSDTTKTLDHDIEQMVVLDELGYKEAYVGEHFTFTWENIPSPDLFIAKAAAMTENIIFGTGITCMPIHNPAVVAHRIAQLDHQTHGRFHWGVGSSSTPSDAEMFMAGEDRRRSTREGIDAVLKIWTDPEPGHYKTDFWEFKIPEYRPNIVSMHMKPYQKPHPPIALAGSSARSDTLIFAGERGWIPMSINLAHVSTIKTHWDAVEEGAEKTGLSPCRSTWRIAREVYVADTTEQARKEALEGTLGRDFTDYWFKLFSPGNFKPDPDMDDADMTLEHLLDTLWIVGSPDHVANRLRELYDEVGGFGVLLAMGHEWEPKEQWLNSMTLLKNEVMPQLTDLT, from the coding sequence ATGGAACTCGGTTTTTTCACAATGCCTTTGCATCCACCCGGTAGCGACACCACCAAGACGCTTGACCACGATATTGAGCAGATGGTAGTATTAGACGAGTTAGGCTACAAGGAAGCGTATGTTGGCGAGCATTTCACATTTACATGGGAGAATATTCCGTCCCCAGATCTCTTTATTGCAAAAGCGGCTGCGATGACAGAGAACATTATTTTCGGCACGGGAATCACCTGTATGCCGATACACAATCCCGCTGTTGTGGCGCATCGCATCGCGCAACTGGACCATCAAACGCACGGACGTTTTCATTGGGGTGTCGGTTCCAGTTCCACACCGAGCGATGCGGAGATGTTCATGGCTGGCGAAGACAGGCGTAGATCAACACGTGAAGGGATTGATGCCGTACTCAAGATTTGGACAGATCCAGAACCCGGACATTATAAGACCGATTTCTGGGAATTTAAGATCCCCGAGTACCGTCCGAACATTGTAAGTATGCACATGAAGCCTTATCAGAAACCGCATCCGCCAATTGCGTTGGCGGGGTCTTCCGCAAGGTCGGACACGCTCATCTTCGCTGGTGAGCGAGGCTGGATTCCGATGAGTATTAATTTAGCGCATGTTTCTACCATTAAAACACACTGGGACGCAGTGGAAGAGGGTGCGGAAAAGACTGGCTTATCGCCATGTCGCTCGACGTGGCGCATTGCCCGTGAGGTTTACGTTGCGGATACGACTGAACAGGCGCGAAAAGAAGCACTCGAAGGCACGCTCGGACGCGATTTTACGGACTATTGGTTCAAGTTATTTAGCCCGGGGAACTTCAAACCGGATCCAGATATGGACGATGCCGATATGACCCTCGAGCATCTGTTAGATACCTTGTGGATCGTTGGAAGTCCGGATCACGTTGCCAATCGTTTACGCGAACTTTACGATGAAGTCGGTGGTTTTGGAGTCTTACTCGCCATGGGACACGAATGGGAACCGAAGGAGCAGTGGTTGAACTCAATGACACTTCTCAAGAACGAGGTGATGCCGCAACTCACGGATTTGACATAA
- a CDS encoding ABC transporter substrate-binding protein, which translates to MNPKIFRLTLCVLLVLSVAYLSVGVRAEDVGITEEPMPTLKVGLIHPLLNYATFGDGAKLALAEINKAGGVLGRQVELIYKVETGTIADSARELAEMENVVAILGPMFSSSAVKVGPIINIPVIVGATGADVTNTGNDPRDFLFLVANSNALQAKVMAGFVVNDLGKKTAAMIWQNGDVYSKGFVNAFDENFQKLGGRIVANQIYEQGDIMFDGQLGIIKEANPDVLLLASFPPESPMIVKQAREMGIKSTFIGSDGWDDSLMLDILEDNTPLENSYYCSISDELAANFMDAYETMFKNQPIGIAPLGYDAMKLLAIAIENVESTDPIMIRDAVAAITDYQGATIISSFDGNRHPVKPASGIRVLKIVDGQPQQYTIVKASE; encoded by the coding sequence ATGAATCCGAAAATTTTTAGGTTAACACTATGCGTATTACTCGTCCTCTCAGTCGCTTACCTGTCTGTGGGGGTGAGAGCGGAAGATGTCGGAATAACTGAAGAACCGATGCCTACACTTAAAGTGGGCCTGATTCATCCGTTGCTAAATTACGCTACTTTTGGCGACGGAGCAAAACTCGCCTTAGCCGAAATCAACAAGGCAGGGGGTGTTCTTGGGCGGCAAGTAGAACTTATTTATAAAGTAGAAACAGGAACGATTGCTGATTCTGCAAGAGAATTAGCTGAAATGGAAAATGTTGTGGCTATATTAGGTCCGATGTTTTCAAGTAGTGCTGTTAAAGTTGGACCGATCATCAATATCCCTGTCATTGTGGGTGCAACAGGTGCCGACGTGACGAATACTGGGAATGATCCGAGAGATTTTCTCTTTCTGGTGGCGAATTCAAATGCCTTGCAAGCGAAAGTGATGGCAGGTTTTGTGGTGAACGACCTCGGCAAGAAAACTGCAGCGATGATTTGGCAGAACGGGGATGTCTACTCTAAAGGTTTCGTTAACGCATTTGATGAGAATTTTCAGAAACTTGGTGGTCGCATTGTTGCCAATCAAATCTATGAACAAGGCGATATAATGTTTGATGGGCAACTTGGGATTATCAAAGAGGCAAACCCTGATGTCCTGCTTCTGGCAAGTTTTCCGCCAGAGAGTCCGATGATAGTGAAACAGGCACGAGAGATGGGCATTAAGTCGACGTTTATCGGCAGCGATGGTTGGGATGATTCGTTGATGTTAGATATTTTAGAGGATAACACGCCTCTTGAAAATTCCTACTATTGTAGTATCTCGGATGAACTTGCTGCAAATTTTATGGATGCTTATGAAACCATGTTTAAAAATCAGCCTATTGGTATTGCTCCGTTAGGTTACGATGCGATGAAGTTATTGGCAATAGCGATTGAAAACGTGGAATCAACAGACCCTATTATGATTCGGGATGCAGTTGCTGCTATCACTGACTACCAAGGGGCGACAATTATTTCGAGCTTTGATGGTAACCGTCATCCTGTCAAACCTGCTTCGGGTATCCGCGTGTTGAAAATTGTTGACGGTCAACCGCAGCAATACACTATTGTGAAAGCGAGTGAGTAA
- a CDS encoding Gfo/Idh/MocA family oxidoreductase: protein MYKTAMLGCGGRARGHADAYRFVKRGKLAAICDMNEERLNNFGADFGISSRYADLDEMLEKEKPDVLHIVTSPVVPSSNERIRYPLMKQASDHGVPAAVIEKPVAIEGEDWKQIAALAEKTQTKFVVNTQLNFHPKNLDLKKDVAAGRIGEIRFIDASARSRSAEQGGHVLQLVSSYIDGAHPVRVLGQIAGSEHLNSAGGHPGPTHAAAQALYENGVHVSIAFGTEMAQMASDDPGIYGHKRVFVVGTKGFVHWRFSSWERSTLDGGYEGGPLNYGEQDVVAQANFTEAIFDWLENENKVHPTHLKQSLVENNLILGIYHSGITNEIVDLPFEPPDGLMDSLRERL from the coding sequence ATGTATAAAACTGCGATGTTAGGGTGCGGTGGTCGCGCCCGTGGGCACGCAGATGCGTATCGTTTCGTCAAACGCGGTAAGCTCGCCGCAATCTGCGATATGAACGAAGAACGACTCAACAACTTCGGTGCTGACTTCGGTATCTCTTCACGCTACGCTGATTTGGATGAGATGCTTGAAAAAGAGAAGCCGGATGTCTTGCATATCGTCACAAGTCCTGTGGTTCCGAGCAGCAACGAAAGGATCCGTTATCCGTTGATGAAACAGGCATCCGACCACGGCGTGCCAGCGGCGGTTATTGAAAAACCGGTTGCTATTGAAGGCGAAGATTGGAAACAGATTGCGGCGTTAGCAGAAAAGACGCAGACGAAATTTGTCGTCAATACACAGCTCAACTTCCACCCGAAAAACTTGGACTTAAAAAAAGATGTCGCAGCAGGACGTATCGGCGAGATTAGGTTTATTGATGCCAGTGCGCGTAGTAGATCCGCCGAGCAGGGAGGACATGTGCTACAGTTGGTGTCCTCTTACATTGACGGCGCGCATCCGGTCCGGGTTCTTGGCCAAATCGCTGGCAGCGAGCATTTAAATTCTGCGGGTGGGCATCCCGGTCCGACGCATGCTGCCGCTCAGGCTTTGTATGAGAACGGTGTCCATGTCTCTATTGCATTTGGTACGGAGATGGCACAAATGGCATCCGATGACCCGGGTATCTACGGGCACAAACGTGTGTTTGTTGTCGGAACGAAGGGCTTCGTACATTGGCGTTTCAGCAGTTGGGAACGTTCAACATTGGACGGTGGCTATGAGGGCGGTCCACTGAACTACGGGGAGCAAGATGTCGTCGCGCAGGCGAACTTCACCGAAGCCATTTTTGATTGGTTAGAAAATGAGAATAAGGTGCACCCGACGCATCTCAAACAGTCCCTCGTTGAGAATAACCTCATCTTAGGGATATACCACAGCGGGATAACAAACGAGATTGTTGATCTCCCATTTGAGCCGCCAGATGGGTTGATGGACTCACTCCGAGAGAGGCTATAA
- a CDS encoding Gfo/Idh/MocA family oxidoreductase, translated as MTNKRIQTGVVGCGWAGCRAIEAANATSRLNVIAIAERDPTRREQAGDDNAVPHRYADYQELLENPNVEAVYLATSPDGRLQQVLDTLNAGKHVLVQKPHAIRAPEILEMETAAQEAGKTLQFCYFMRHFPNNRKIRRAVLNGAIGDLYHARVFGKYNFIPDFDANSRWLHVYGQKGGSLGQHYSHELNLTWWWMGCPKPEWAFAAKHVLYPQYDGPEGAAEDYFTGLLGCEGGKTIQIDCSRMSHSDSASAVELYGTAGAITNGGISRFKDGEFVREAIDEPLEVDHGELPEEVHVFYYELNHFGMAIAGEVAPDVSAPDAYVFMQILDALYDSAKSGEKVDISS; from the coding sequence ATGACGAACAAACGCATTCAAACAGGAGTCGTTGGGTGTGGATGGGCAGGCTGCCGGGCTATCGAAGCTGCCAATGCGACATCTCGACTGAACGTTATCGCAATCGCAGAGCGTGATCCAACCCGTCGTGAACAAGCAGGCGACGACAATGCTGTGCCACACCGCTATGCTGATTATCAAGAACTGCTTGAGAATCCCAATGTTGAAGCCGTCTATCTCGCGACTTCTCCTGATGGTCGGCTGCAACAGGTACTTGATACGCTCAATGCGGGTAAGCATGTCTTGGTCCAAAAACCGCACGCAATCCGCGCCCCAGAAATTTTAGAGATGGAGACAGCCGCACAAGAAGCCGGAAAGACGCTCCAATTCTGCTACTTTATGCGCCACTTCCCAAACAACCGAAAGATTCGGCGCGCTGTCCTCAACGGTGCAATAGGCGACCTGTATCACGCCCGCGTCTTCGGGAAATACAACTTCATCCCTGATTTCGATGCCAACAGTCGTTGGCTGCATGTCTATGGACAGAAAGGCGGTTCGTTGGGGCAGCACTACTCACACGAACTCAACCTGACGTGGTGGTGGATGGGATGCCCGAAGCCGGAATGGGCATTTGCTGCAAAGCATGTGCTTTACCCGCAGTATGACGGGCCCGAAGGCGCAGCGGAGGACTATTTTACTGGTCTCCTCGGATGCGAAGGTGGAAAAACCATCCAAATCGACTGTTCTCGGATGAGCCACTCGGACTCCGCGAGTGCCGTGGAGCTTTACGGCACCGCTGGCGCAATCACAAACGGAGGTATATCTCGCTTCAAAGATGGTGAATTTGTCCGAGAAGCAATTGATGAACCGCTTGAGGTTGACCACGGTGAATTGCCTGAAGAGGTACATGTCTTCTATTATGAACTGAACCACTTCGGCATGGCGATAGCCGGTGAGGTCGCACCCGATGTTTCTGCGCCAGATGCTTATGTCTTCATGCAAATCTTAGATGCACTCTACGACAGCGCGAAGAGTGGCGAAAAAGTGGACATTTCCTCGTAG
- a CDS encoding sigma-70 family RNA polymerase sigma factor, with amino-acid sequence MEKNDVQLIHSILSGNDEAFSTLVQKYQKSVHALAWRKIGDFHYAEEITQDTFLQAYEKLSTLKNPHQFAGWLYVITNNLCTDWLRKKRPAMQPLGDASVKAIDKLTYERYMLEQRETEATERRHEIVKQLLEKLPESERTVVTLYYLGEMSTREISKFIGVSVNTITSRLQRARERLQASEELLINETLGGLQLSGNLLENIMRQVVDIEPGASPTGKPLLPWVSLGAATVLIILLLGAGHQYLVRFQRPYSFEAQAEPTIEIIEAAVVLETDAKPAVRNQIGQAATPGKNSSVDSQISEEVLAPNASEDFPNLLSANTTPKVTRFTLSNGIRVVNLHVENSTDVGIFSYLPLGLVTDGKARAYWSHLINHLTVRTTGPIDFKTSNAETMADNMRLESWGGKDTWTQSLARHAKWLSRLPFSAESLAEELPRVLSQFDYIETNLATHKLADVAWNQVFRHGETDIAMRRGIQSAQLSELQDYRDQHLVQADSVLLCVIGGVDPETLKDTMETQLGTINLTEKAFPTPTVPPEIAKDQNATWDINVTHYMETYPIPHPENKDYPALYIASLMWRLACTQDAQLKELTGYIHCGVDLVTPEQVYLYVSASLKLGTDIEKVKQRVRQLMNPLKQPENNTQVPMVAQSLSKELGAPPDMKTLMQYKPENVPEALMLLQLGVRWGTIEYQFGGNLSQLASAFADVSAADVATAVNRYLTEDRRMTLLLTPQPVVNPQTR; translated from the coding sequence ATGGAGAAGAATGACGTTCAGTTGATTCACAGCATCTTGTCTGGCAACGATGAGGCGTTCAGCACCTTGGTTCAAAAATACCAAAAGAGTGTTCACGCCCTCGCATGGCGGAAGATCGGTGATTTTCATTATGCTGAGGAAATTACGCAAGACACTTTCCTTCAAGCTTATGAAAAACTCTCCACACTCAAGAATCCCCATCAATTTGCTGGATGGCTCTATGTCATTACAAATAATCTATGCACCGATTGGCTCCGAAAGAAGAGACCTGCGATGCAACCGCTGGGGGACGCGTCTGTGAAAGCAATAGATAAACTAACTTATGAGCGTTATATGTTGGAACAACGCGAGACAGAAGCAACCGAGCGTCGTCATGAAATCGTCAAGCAACTTCTGGAAAAATTGCCAGAGAGCGAGCGGACTGTGGTGACACTCTACTATCTCGGCGAGATGTCTACAAGGGAAATTAGCAAGTTCATTGGGGTATCAGTGAATACGATTACGAGTCGGCTCCAACGGGCGCGGGAGCGTTTACAAGCGTCGGAAGAACTCTTGATTAACGAAACGCTTGGCGGCTTGCAATTGTCTGGTAACCTACTTGAAAACATCATGCGGCAAGTTGTTGACATAGAACCGGGAGCTTCTCCGACCGGAAAACCGTTACTGCCATGGGTGTCTTTGGGTGCAGCTACGGTTTTGATTATATTGCTGCTCGGTGCAGGTCATCAATACCTCGTCAGATTCCAGCGACCGTATAGTTTTGAGGCGCAAGCCGAGCCTACTATTGAAATTATTGAGGCGGCTGTTGTTCTTGAAACCGACGCAAAACCGGCTGTGCGAAATCAAATCGGGCAGGCTGCCACCCCCGGTAAAAACAGTAGTGTAGACTCACAGATCTCTGAGGAAGTCTTAGCACCTAATGCATCAGAGGACTTCCCTAATCTGCTTAGTGCTAATACCACACCTAAAGTGACGCGCTTTACGTTAAGCAACGGTATCCGAGTTGTCAATCTCCATGTCGAAAATTCCACGGATGTCGGTATTTTCAGTTATCTGCCCCTTGGACTCGTCACTGATGGGAAAGCAAGGGCATATTGGAGCCATCTCATTAATCATCTGACCGTCCGAACCACAGGACCCATTGATTTCAAAACAAGTAACGCCGAAACAATGGCTGATAACATGCGCTTAGAGTCTTGGGGCGGGAAAGATACATGGACCCAGAGTTTAGCACGACATGCGAAATGGCTTTCCAGACTGCCGTTTTCAGCAGAAAGTCTTGCTGAGGAACTCCCAAGAGTCTTGTCCCAGTTTGACTATATCGAAACGAACTTGGCAACGCATAAGTTGGCAGATGTTGCGTGGAATCAAGTCTTTCGACATGGTGAAACCGATATAGCGATGCGCCGAGGCATTCAATCAGCACAACTCAGTGAACTCCAAGACTATCGCGATCAGCATCTCGTCCAAGCTGATAGCGTCCTTTTGTGCGTCATTGGTGGTGTTGATCCCGAGACACTGAAAGACACTATGGAAACACAACTCGGAACTATTAACTTAACCGAGAAAGCCTTTCCCACGCCAACAGTCCCTCCAGAAATAGCAAAAGATCAAAATGCTACTTGGGATATCAATGTAACCCATTACATGGAAACCTACCCAATTCCTCACCCTGAAAACAAAGACTACCCCGCGCTCTATATAGCGAGTCTGATGTGGCGGTTAGCCTGCACACAGGATGCCCAATTGAAGGAATTGACAGGTTACATTCACTGTGGTGTTGATCTCGTTACACCTGAACAGGTCTACTTATACGTCAGTGCCTCACTCAAACTGGGTACAGATATAGAAAAGGTTAAGCAGCGGGTACGGCAGTTGATGAACCCATTAAAACAACCGGAAAACAACACGCAGGTCCCTATGGTTGCCCAGTCCCTTTCCAAGGAACTCGGTGCACCGCCGGACATGAAAACGCTCATGCAATATAAACCAGAGAATGTGCCGGAGGCTCTGATGCTCCTTCAGCTCGGTGTGCGTTGGGGAACAATAGAATACCAATTTGGTGGGAACTTATCGCAGCTCGCGAGTGCATTCGCCGATGTCTCCGCCGCTGATGTTGCCACCGCCGTCAACCGATACCTAACCGAGGATCGTCGCATGACGTTACTTCTCACGCCACAACCAGTCGTTAATCCCCAGACTCGGTAG
- a CDS encoding insulinase family protein — protein sequence MINRIKHAIVAFLILANFSLASAAPPEVTRFTLSNGIKVVNLYVENSTDVGIFSYLPLGLVADGKAKTQWSHLIEHLTIRTTGPIDFKTSGAETMADNMRLDFIGNTDNWTQGLKRHAQWLSGLPFSAESLAEELPKALSEIDATETRLATHKWAFAAWNQVFRHGETAISMRGDVQSAQLRGLQEYRDLHLLQADRVLLCVIGGVKAETLQPVIEEQLGSINLMAKTLPPATAASETANDQVVTWDINVTHYMETYAIPNVENRDYPALYMASLLLRIACMQDVQLKELIGLVFCGVDLITPEQIYLYVSASLKPDTDIENVKQRIRELINQLKQPANNAQVTMYAQALSMELGSPPDITMVMQQYKSAGMTETMMLGNIGLQWGMLEYQYGDTLPHLAKAFANISAADVADVVNRYLTEDERMTLLLTPRTLE from the coding sequence ATGATTAACAGAATTAAACACGCCATCGTCGCATTCCTTATCCTTGCCAATTTTTCTCTCGCTTCCGCTGCACCGCCTGAGGTGACACGCTTTACATTAAGCAACGGCATTAAGGTTGTCAATCTCTATGTTGAAAATTCCACAGATGTGGGGATTTTCAGTTATTTGCCCCTTGGGCTTGTTGCGGATGGAAAAGCAAAAACACAGTGGAGCCATCTGATTGAACACTTGACAATCCGAACCACAGGACCCATTGATTTCAAAACGAGTGGCGCAGAAACAATGGCTGATAACATGCGCTTGGATTTCATCGGTAACACCGATAATTGGACACAGGGTTTGAAACGACACGCACAATGGCTTTCTGGATTGCCATTTTCAGCAGAAAGTTTAGCCGAGGAGTTACCGAAGGCCTTGTCCGAGATTGACGCTACTGAAACGAGATTAGCGACGCACAAATGGGCGTTCGCTGCATGGAATCAAGTTTTTCGACATGGTGAAACCGCCATATCAATGCGCGGTGATGTTCAATCAGCACAGTTGCGTGGATTACAGGAATACCGAGATCTACACTTGCTCCAAGCGGATCGGGTGCTTTTATGTGTCATCGGTGGAGTTAAGGCGGAAACACTACAGCCAGTAATCGAAGAACAACTCGGATCTATCAACCTAATGGCAAAAACACTTCCGCCAGCAACAGCAGCATCGGAGACAGCGAATGACCAAGTTGTCACTTGGGATATCAACGTAACCCACTACATGGAAACTTACGCGATACCCAACGTTGAGAACAGAGACTACCCAGCACTTTATATGGCGAGTCTGCTGTTGCGAATAGCCTGCATGCAAGATGTGCAATTGAAGGAATTGATTGGACTCGTTTTCTGTGGGGTTGACCTTATCACGCCTGAACAGATATACTTATATGTCAGTGCTTCGCTCAAACCGGATACAGATATAGAAAACGTTAAGCAGCGGATTAGAGAGTTGATAAACCAACTAAAGCAACCAGCGAACAACGCGCAGGTAACGATGTACGCCCAGGCACTTTCGATGGAACTCGGTTCACCGCCGGACATAACGATGGTTATGCAGCAATACAAATCTGCAGGTATGACAGAAACTATGATGCTTGGGAATATCGGTTTACAGTGGGGTATGCTTGAATATCAATATGGCGATACTTTACCGCACCTGGCGAAGGCGTTTGCCAATATCTCCGCGGCGGATGTTGCCGATGTTGTCAATCGGTATCTGACCGAAGATGAACGGATGACATTGCTTCTCACACCGCGGACGTTGGAGTGA
- a CDS encoding TIGR01458 family HAD-type hydrolase, protein MQKISPTHPKAFLIDLDGTLYFKGEPCPGAIETVNYLRQEKYQLRFLTNTTAKTPKMLHAQMQALGFDIYENEIFNATYACLQYLRSQSKNRCHFMVDDAVKTFFKEIPVDDNAPDFVVVGDYGEGFDFHALNHAFRLLMDGAELIALQKELYWFSSEGMFLDCGAFVTLLEAASGKTAKVMGKPSETFFKLALESLQCSPSEVIVVGDDITSDIVGAQAMEMRSILVKTGKFKLNQLENPVAKPTWVLESVSELTQLF, encoded by the coding sequence ATGCAGAAAATATCACCAACGCACCCGAAGGCTTTTTTGATCGATTTGGATGGGACGCTCTATTTTAAAGGCGAACCTTGTCCCGGCGCGATCGAAACTGTCAACTACTTGCGTCAGGAGAAGTACCAACTCCGGTTTTTGACGAATACGACTGCCAAAACGCCAAAGATGCTTCACGCACAGATGCAAGCGTTAGGCTTTGATATCTATGAAAATGAGATTTTCAATGCAACTTACGCCTGTCTCCAATACTTACGTTCGCAATCTAAGAACCGTTGTCACTTTATGGTTGACGATGCCGTCAAAACGTTTTTCAAGGAGATACCAGTAGATGACAACGCTCCTGATTTTGTCGTTGTCGGAGACTACGGCGAGGGGTTCGACTTTCACGCTTTAAATCATGCCTTTCGCCTGCTGATGGATGGGGCTGAGTTGATAGCGTTGCAGAAGGAACTCTACTGGTTTTCTTCTGAGGGGATGTTCTTAGATTGCGGTGCATTTGTGACGCTTCTGGAAGCAGCGTCGGGCAAAACCGCCAAGGTCATGGGTAAGCCAAGTGAGACGTTTTTCAAGTTAGCACTTGAGAGTCTTCAATGCTCTCCAAGTGAAGTGATTGTAGTGGGTGATGACATCACTTCCGACATCGTTGGAGCACAGGCAATGGAGATGCGGAGTATCTTGGTTAAGACTGGAAAGTTTAAACTCAATCAATTGGAAAATCCTGTCGCGAAACCGACATGGGTCCTTGAAAGTGTTTCGGAGTTAACACAACTTTTTTAA